One part of the Rutidosis leptorrhynchoides isolate AG116_Rl617_1_P2 unplaced genomic scaffold, CSIRO_AGI_Rlap_v1 contig231, whole genome shotgun sequence genome encodes these proteins:
- the LOC139882127 gene encoding LOW QUALITY PROTEIN: sulfate transporter 1.3 (The sequence of the model RefSeq protein was modified relative to this genomic sequence to represent the inferred CDS: inserted 2 bases in 1 codon): MSASHRHEENNVPHVHRVGVPPKQSIIKEFKDTFKETFFSDDPLRSFKDQSRSRKLILGVEAVFPILKWGREYNLSKFRGDLIAGLTIASLCIPQDIGYAKLANLEPQYGLYSSFVPPLIYAFMGSSRDIAIGPVAVVSLLLGTLLQSEIDHETHPQEYLRLAFTATFFAGVTQAALGILRLGFLIDFLSHAAIVGFMGGAAITIALQQLKGFLGIKKFTKKSDIVSVMRSVFTSAHHGWNWQTILIGASFLSFLLVAKYIGKKSKKLFWVPAIAPLISVVLSTFFVYITRADKHGVQIVKHITEGINPPSVNQIYFSGEYLLKGFKVGVVAGMVALTEASAIGRTFATMKDYQLDGNKEMVALGTMNIVGSMTSCYVTTGSFSRSAVNYMSGCQTAVSNVVMSVVVFLTLEFITPQFKYTPNAILAAIIINAVIGLIDIPAAILIWKIDKFDFIACMGAFFGVIFISVEMGLLIAVAISFAKXYSYKLPEPRTAILGKIPRTTVYRNIQQYPEASKVPGVLIVRVDSAIYFSNSNYVRERISRWVQDEEEELKAASLPQIQYVIVEMSPVTDIDTSGIHALEDLFKSLQKRNIQLILANPGQAVIEKLHTSHFSNMIGEDNIFLTVADAISWCSPKVADEV; this comes from the exons ATGTCGGCCTCTCATCGTCATGAAGAAAATAATGTGCCCCATGTTCATAGGGTGGGTGTTCCTCCTAAGCAAAGCATCATCAAGGAGTTCAAAGACACTTTCAAGGAAACATTCTTTTCCGACGATCCTCTTCGTTCCTTCAAAGATCAGTCGAGGTCTCGGAAGCTCATCCTTGGTGTAGAGGCCGTCTTCCCAATCCTTAAATGGGGCAGGGAGTACAATCTCAGTAAATTTAGAGGTGATCTTATCGCAGGGCTGACCATAGCTAGCCTTTGCATTCCTCAG GACATTGGTTATGCAAAGCTTGCAAACTTAGAACCTCAATATGGACTGT ACTCCAGTTTCGTTCCACCATTGATATATGCTTTCATGGGGAGTTCAAGAGATATAGCAATCGGGCCAGTCGCTGTAGTGTCTCTGTTGTTGGGAACATTGCTTCAAAGTGAGATTGATCATGAAACACATCCTCAGGAATATCTACGGCTTGCATTCACGGCTACTTTTTTCGCTGGAGTTACCCAAGCAGCCCTTGGGATTTTGAG GTTGGGGTTCTTGATTGACTTCCTATCGCATGCTGCAATTGTTGGTTTCATGGGAGGCGCTGCCATTACAATTGCCCTTCAACAGCTCAAAGGGTTTCTTGGAATCAAGAAATTTACAAAGAAAAGTGATATAGTTTCAGTGATGCGCTCAGTATTCACTTCAGCTCATCACGGG TGGAATTGGCAGACTATACTCATTGGAGCAAGCTTTTTATCTTTTCTTCTTGTCGCCAAGTACATT GGGAAGAAGAGTAAAAAGTTATTCTGGGTTCCAGCTATTGCTCCTTTGATATCTGTGGTTCTATCAACCTTTTTTGTTTATATAACTCGTGCAGACAAGCATGGTGTTCAAATT GTGAAACACATTACTGAAGGTATCAACCCACCATCCGTCAACCAAATATATTTCAGTGGTGAATATCTTCTCAAAGGTTTTAAAGTCGGTGTTGTGGCTGGAATGGTTGCTTTAACG GAAGCATCAGCAATCGGACGAACTTTTGCCACCATGAAAGACTATCAGTTAGATGGTAACAAAGAAATGGTGGCTCTTGGAACAATGAATATTGTTGGTTCAATGACATCCTGCTATGTAACCACCG GTTCTTTTTCTCGATCAGCGGTGAATTACATGTCTGGCTGCCAAACGGCAGTCTCCAACGTCGTTATGTCCGTTGTTGTGTTTTTAACGTTGGAATTCATCACACCCCAATTTAAATACACACCAAATGCAATTCTTGCCGCCATCATCATAAATGCTGTGATTGGCCTCATTGACATCCCAGCAGCTATTTTGATATGGAAGATTGataaatttgatttcattgcttgtATGGGAGCCTTCTTTGGTGTCATATTCATCTCTGTTGAGATGGGACTTTTGATTGCG GTCGCAATATCCTTTGCTAA ATACTCTTACAAGTTACCAGAACCGAGGACCGCGATTCTCGGAAAGATTCCCCGGACGACTGTATACCGAAACATTCAACAATATCCAGAAGCATCGAAGGTTCCAGGGGTGCTGATTGTGAGAGTTGATTCGGCAATATACTTTTCAAATTCGAATTACGTAAGGGAGAG GATATCAAGATGGGTGCAAGATGAGGAAGAGGAACTAAAAGCTGCTAGCTTACCCCAGATCCAATATGTGATAGTAGAGATGTCAC CTGTTACTGACATTGATACGAGTGGCATTCACGCATTGGAAGATTTGTTCAAAAGTCTCCAAAAGAGAAATATTCAG CTTATTTTGGCAAACCCGGGACAAGCTGTGATTGAAAAGCTTCACACGTCCCATTTTTCAAACATGATTGGAGAAGACAATATCTTCCTTACCGTCGCTGATGCTATATCATGGTGCTCTCCCAAAGTAGCCGATGAAGTTTGA